One part of the Paroedura picta isolate Pp20150507F chromosome 5, Ppicta_v3.0, whole genome shotgun sequence genome encodes these proteins:
- the BRAF gene encoding serine/threonine-protein kinase B-raf isoform X1: MAALSSGGSAEGASLFNGDMETEPPPGACYAGGSAGGDPAVPEEVWNIKQMIKLTQEHIEALLEKFGGEHNPPSIYLEAYEEYTSKLDALQQREQQLLESMGNGTDFSVSSSASTDTVTSSSSSSLSVAPSSLSVYQNPTDLSRNNPKSPQKPTVRVFLPNKQRTVVPARCGVTVRDSLKKALMMRGLIPECCAVYRIQDGEKKPIGWDTDISWLTGEELHVEVLENVPLTTHNFVRKTFFTLAFCDFCRKLLFQGFRCQTCGYKFHQRCSTEVPLMCVNYDQLDLLFVSKFFEHHPIPQEETSLGETTLTSGSYPSVAPSDSPGPAILPSPSPSKSIPIPQPFRPADEDHRNQFGQRDRSSSAPNVHINTIEPVNIDEFMRDQGLRGEGAPMNQLMRCLRKYQSRTPSPLLHSVPSEIVFDFEPGPVFRGSTTGLSATPPASLPGSLTNVKALQKSPGPQRERKSSSSSEDRTRMKTLGRRDSSDDWEIPDGQITVGQRIGSGSFGTVYKGKWHGDVAVKMLNVTAPTPQQLQAFKNEVGVLRKTRHVNILLFMGYSTKPQLAIVTQWCEGSSLYHHLHIIETKFEMIKLIDIARQTAQGMDYLHAKSIIHRDLKSNNIFLHEDLTVKIGDFGLATVKSRWSGSHQFEQLSGSILWMAPEVIRMQDKNPYSFQSDVYAFGIVLYELMTGQLPYSNINNRDQIIFMVGRGYLSPDLSKVRSNCPKAMKRLMAECLKKKRDERHLFPQILASIELLARSLPKIHRSASEPSLNRAGFQTEDFSLYACASPKTPIQAGGYGEFAAFK, from the exons GCCTACGAGGAATATACCAGCAAGTTAGATGCACTGCAGCAGCGGGAGCAGCAATTATTGGAATCCATGGGGAACGGAACTGATTTCTCTGTCTCCAGTTCGGCTTCAACAGATACCGTTACATCATCGTCATCCTCCAGTCTCTCGGTAGCCCCATCATCCCTCTCAGTTTATCAGAACCCAACAGACTTGTCACGGAATAACCCTAAATCTCCACAGAAACCTACAGTTAGAGTCTTCCTGCCCAATAAACAGAGGACCGTG GTTCCAGCAAGATGCGGGGTAACAGTCCGGGATAGCTTAAAGAAAGCTTTGATGATGCGAGGTCTTATCCCAGAGTGCTGTGCTGTTTATCGAATACAAGATGG GGAGAAGAAACCTATTGGTTGGGATACAGACATTTCCTGGCTCACTGGAGAAGAATTGCATGTGGAAGTCCTGGAGAATGTGCCTCTTACAACACATAACTTT GTACGAAAGACGTTCTTTACTTTAGCATTCTGTGACTTCTGTCGAAAGCTGCTTTTCCAGGGATTCCGCTGTCAGACTTGTGGATATAAATTTCACCAGCGCTGTAGTACAGAGGTGCCATTGATGTGTGTGAATTACGATCAGCTCGA CTTGCTGTTTGTCTCCAAGTTCTTCGAACACCACCCAATACCACAGGAGGAAACCTCCTTAGGAGAGACCACCCTGACGTCTGGATCATACCCCTCAGTGGCCCCCTCAGATTCTCCTGG CCCAGCGATTCTCCCTAGTCCGTCTCCTTCAAAATCCATTCCAATACCCCAGCCATTCCGTCCAGCAGACGAAGACCATCGGAATCAGTTTGGTCAACGCGAtcgctcctcatctgcccccaacgTGCACATCAACACCATAGAACCTGTCAACATTGAT GAATTCATGAGAGATCAAGGGCTGCGAGGAGAGGGAG CCCCTATGAACCAGCTGATGCGCTGCCTTCGGAAATACCAATCCCGGACTCCCAGTCCCCTCCTCCATTCTGTCCCCAGTGAGATAGTGTTTGATTTTGAGCCTGGCCCAGTTTTCAGAG GTTCAACCACAGGTCTTTCTGCTACGCCGCCTGCTTCGCTACCCGGATCTCTCACCAATGTGAAAGCATTACAGAAATCCCCAGGCCCTCAACGAGAGAGGAAATCCTCCTCATCTTCGGAAGATCGGACTCGGATG AAAACCCTTGGCCGACGAGACTCGAGTGACGACTGGGAGATACCAGATGGCCAGATCACAGTTGGACAAAGGATAGGCTCTGGGTCTTTTGGGACAGTCTATAAAGGAAAGTGGCATG GTGATGTGGCAGTGAAAATGTTGAATGTTACAGCCCCCACCCCTCAGCAGTTACAGGCCTTTAAAAATGAAGTAGGAGTGCTCAG GAAAACACGGCATGTCAATATATTACTTTTCATGGGTTATTCAACCAAACCACAGTTGGCTATAGTTACACAGTGGTGTGAAGGTTCCAGCCTTTATCACCATCTGCACATCATCGAGACCAAATTTGAGATGATCAAGCTGATCGACATTGCACGGCAAACGGCACAAGGCATGGA TTACTTGCACGCAAAGTCCATCATCCACAGAGACCTCAAGAGTAATA ATATATTTCTTCACGAAGACCTCACGGTAAAAATAGGTGACTTTGGCCTAGCAACAGTGAAGTCCCGGTGGAGTGGGTCTCATCAGTTTGAGCAGCTATCTGGATCAATTCTCTGGATG GCCCCAGAGGTAATACGGATGCAGGATAAAAACCCATATAGCTTTCAGTCGGACGTATATGCATTCGGGATTGTTCTCTACGAGCTGATGACTGGGCAGTTACCGTATTCAAACATCAACAACAGGGACCAG ATCATTTTCATGGTGGGGCGAGGATACCTCTCTCCAGACCTCAGCAAAGTGCGCAGCAACTGTCCCAAAGCTATGAAGAGGCTCATGGCAGAGTGCTTGAAAAAGAAACGGGACGAAAGGCATCTCTTCCCACAG ATCCTCGCCTCCATTGAGCTGCTGGCCCGGTCGTTGCCAAAAATTCACCGCAGTGCATCTGAGCCCTCCTTGAACCGGGCTGGCTTCCAGACAGAGGATTTCAGTCTGTATGCTTGCGCTTCTCCAAAAACGCCCATTCAGGCAGGGGGATACG GCGAATTTGCAGCGTTCAAGTAG